A region of Myxococcus stipitatus DSM 14675 DNA encodes the following proteins:
- the speD gene encoding adenosylmethionine decarboxylase, with product MKLTTGQEWLVDASGCSPGLLKDAAVLAALFEELIVLLDLKVVGQPQWHVFPEPGGITGLTLLAESHLAIHTFPEHGFAALNVYCCRPRERPDFESLLARHLGAASCQARELKRGVTA from the coding sequence TTGAAGCTGACCACCGGACAGGAATGGCTGGTTGACGCGAGCGGCTGCTCGCCCGGATTGCTCAAGGACGCGGCGGTGTTGGCGGCGCTCTTCGAGGAGCTCATTGTCCTGTTGGACCTGAAGGTCGTGGGCCAACCGCAGTGGCACGTGTTCCCGGAGCCCGGTGGCATCACCGGCCTGACGCTCCTGGCCGAGAGCCACCTGGCCATCCACACGTTTCCCGAGCATGGCTTCGCCGCGCTCAACGTCTATTGCTGCCGCCCCCGCGAACGTCCCGACTTCGAGTCGTTGCTCGCGCGCCATCTGGGGGCTGCGTCGTGTCAGGCGCGTGAGTTGAAGCGGGGGGTGACGGCGTGA
- a CDS encoding C39 family peptidase has translation MKARSLTMLTLLLAQTQTACVSQQKGLEDSPVEEPGPPARLWRRSASERDFDRFTREGTALTTDGALVLDATARTESTPVPAGRKEDGSTRYHEAAYRLGHAVSEVQLVPGGFTSVVPSFDVLTPPGTWVKVTLAARIDGVWTKDYELGVWAFDKEPVARHSVDGQGDADGYVSTDTLNLKRRAEALRMGVWLHSSQPEVSPRVRALSAAVSDKKGVAADAVSDRAAWGTVLEVPGYSQMLYPDGGPVWCSPTSTSMLLGYWGRKLAQPALEPTVPFSADRTYDWVYKGTGNWAFNTAYASAIGEGVLHGAVMRLDGFAQVERLIGAGIPVSISIAYAEGELTGSPVRSSDGHLIVLKGFTSEGDVVCNDPAFKTNEAVAVTYKRDELWRAWQHSRGMAYVLWPVGTVLPAELIGLLR, from the coding sequence GTGAAAGCCCGCTCCCTGACGATGCTCACGCTGCTCCTGGCTCAAACGCAGACGGCCTGTGTCTCGCAGCAGAAAGGCCTCGAGGACTCGCCGGTGGAGGAGCCGGGTCCTCCGGCGCGGCTGTGGCGTCGCAGCGCGAGTGAGCGCGACTTCGACCGCTTCACGCGGGAGGGCACCGCGCTGACGACGGATGGGGCCCTGGTGTTGGACGCCACGGCCCGGACGGAGAGCACGCCGGTTCCCGCGGGGCGCAAGGAGGATGGGAGCACGCGCTACCACGAAGCGGCGTATCGCCTGGGGCACGCGGTCTCCGAGGTGCAGCTCGTGCCGGGTGGGTTCACCAGCGTGGTGCCCTCGTTCGACGTGCTCACGCCGCCGGGGACGTGGGTGAAGGTGACGCTCGCGGCTCGCATCGACGGGGTGTGGACGAAGGACTACGAGCTGGGGGTGTGGGCCTTCGACAAGGAGCCCGTGGCCCGGCACAGCGTGGACGGGCAGGGTGACGCGGATGGGTATGTGTCCACGGACACGCTCAACCTGAAGCGGCGCGCGGAGGCGCTGCGGATGGGGGTGTGGCTGCACTCGTCGCAGCCGGAGGTGTCGCCTCGGGTGCGGGCCTTGTCCGCGGCGGTGAGTGACAAGAAGGGTGTGGCGGCCGATGCGGTGTCGGACCGGGCGGCGTGGGGGACGGTGCTGGAGGTGCCGGGGTACTCGCAGATGCTGTACCCGGATGGGGGCCCGGTGTGGTGCTCGCCCACGTCGACTTCGATGTTGCTGGGGTACTGGGGGCGCAAGCTCGCGCAGCCGGCGCTGGAGCCCACCGTGCCGTTCTCGGCGGACCGGACGTATGACTGGGTCTACAAGGGCACGGGCAACTGGGCCTTCAATACGGCGTATGCCTCCGCCATCGGTGAGGGGGTGCTGCATGGCGCGGTGATGCGGCTGGATGGCTTCGCGCAGGTGGAGCGGCTCATCGGCGCGGGCATCCCGGTCAGCATCAGCATCGCCTACGCGGAGGGGGAGCTCACGGGCTCGCCCGTGCGCAGCTCGGATGGGCACCTCATCGTGCTCAAGGGCTTCACGTCGGAAGGCGACGTCGTGTGCAATGACCCCGCGTTCAAGACGAACGAGGCGGTGGCGGTGACGTACAAGCGCGATGAGCTGTGGCGCGCGTGGCAGCACTCGCGCGGCATGGCGTATGTGCTGTGGCCCGTGGGGACGGTGCTCCCGGCGGAGCTCATCGGGTTGCTGCGCTAG
- a CDS encoding DUF350 domain-containing protein: protein MLLLGVVVNLDGVLASIVYSIIGLAVFVAGFYAIRKIMPFDVHKELEVDQNTALGIVIGSFIIGLAIIVAAAIGG from the coding sequence ATGCTGTTACTAGGCGTCGTTGTGAACCTCGACGGTGTGCTGGCGAGCATCGTCTATTCGATCATCGGTCTGGCCGTGTTCGTCGCGGGGTTCTATGCCATCCGCAAGATCATGCCGTTCGACGTGCACAAGGAGCTGGAGGTCGACCAGAACACGGCCCTGGGCATCGTCATCGGCTCGTTCATCATCGGCCTGGCCATCATCGTGGCCGCGGCCATCGGCGGTTGA
- a CDS encoding FKBP-type peptidyl-prolyl cis-trans isomerase, which produces MTSQNEGPKPGVARSLAELHALGIMKRMPAALSLSSTEPIALPAIQAPSLEGLSLARTAPAPISEHDLVRRFDVLRRKHADRRERLAGEDVGPDDEVLLDVLGFAHGRLIPFSAREGWRAEVVPEPLLPGFFEALVGAKVGSSLGIELKLPDTYVVESLRGATARFLLEIRGASELKLLADDSPELLVRLGAGTLIDVMRQLNDALTHERAVEAEQLTQERVLDEVVARTQVTLSAALVDEELRHRWVETERPILVRKALQPDELQEALEGWLRDPLLRADAERRLVLALALRAIAARDGVKLTKPAVDALVDDLASLSGVPREDVVRALKEDAALAKRLEDLALHLATVDSLLRRVSLTPPV; this is translated from the coding sequence ATGACGTCCCAGAACGAAGGTCCCAAGCCCGGCGTCGCGCGCTCGCTGGCGGAGCTGCACGCGCTCGGCATCATGAAGCGCATGCCCGCGGCGCTGTCGCTCAGCAGCACCGAGCCCATCGCGCTCCCCGCCATCCAGGCCCCTTCTCTCGAGGGCCTCTCCCTCGCGCGGACCGCGCCCGCGCCCATCTCCGAGCACGACCTGGTGCGGCGCTTCGATGTGCTGCGCCGCAAGCACGCCGACCGCCGTGAGCGCCTCGCGGGGGAGGACGTGGGCCCCGACGATGAGGTGCTGCTGGACGTGCTCGGCTTCGCCCACGGCCGGCTGATTCCCTTCTCCGCGCGAGAGGGCTGGCGCGCGGAGGTGGTGCCGGAGCCGCTGCTCCCGGGCTTCTTCGAGGCGCTCGTGGGCGCCAAGGTGGGCTCTTCGCTGGGCATCGAGCTGAAGCTGCCGGACACCTACGTGGTGGAGTCCCTGCGCGGCGCGACGGCGCGCTTCCTCCTCGAGATTCGCGGTGCGTCCGAGCTGAAGCTCTTGGCGGATGACTCGCCGGAGCTGCTCGTGCGCCTGGGCGCGGGCACGCTCATCGACGTGATGCGCCAGCTGAACGACGCCTTGACGCACGAGCGCGCCGTGGAGGCCGAGCAGCTCACCCAGGAGCGCGTGCTGGACGAGGTGGTCGCGCGCACGCAGGTGACGCTGTCCGCCGCCCTGGTGGACGAGGAGCTCCGCCACCGCTGGGTGGAGACCGAGCGTCCCATCCTGGTGCGCAAGGCCCTCCAGCCCGACGAGCTGCAAGAGGCGCTGGAAGGCTGGCTGAGAGACCCGCTCCTGCGCGCGGACGCGGAGCGCCGGCTGGTGCTGGCCCTGGCCCTGCGAGCCATCGCCGCGCGTGACGGCGTGAAGCTCACGAAGCCGGCCGTGGACGCGCTGGTGGATGACCTGGCCTCGCTGTCCGGTGTCCCCCGCGAGGACGTGGTCCGCGCGCTGAAGGAGGACGCCGCGCTGGCCAAGCGGCTGGAGGACCTGGCGCTGCACCTGGCCACGGTCGACAGCCTCCTGCGGCGCGTGTCGCTGACGCCGCCTGTCTGA
- a CDS encoding L,D-transpeptidase family protein, producing MSHIASPNAPGGSEGTTSPTRAQPSVPTGHGDSSSHPGDSLAARDTDGGTTVTSEASSPSPSAGTTPGDLHAAWTRTALTPDGGPSRPVSPSRPETPEAPTADHEPSLSIDPALSALPKPERDDTPSAGSDTNTDESSDLPPPPPAEQLVVIPDKKNPDEELVLGPDGEPLEDTSYVLDDPALGLDDDAPGPSTASGADAGTEPVAIPYQPDAGSLRVLRSIAVRSEPRQDAPPLGTVAQDMRILWKSETAMRGPECDAWVEIQPRGWVCERYLERNFREPRVRDLPRLREGELTPGTYARVVGKRVRAYPSLALARTRRKGILLKGSVTVKLRGQVRVGRRTFWRTTDGQYLEARVLREYRPSTFVGVDAEQLSELSAPFAWAQSRTKPSASVEVKTAPDAKAARETVLPPRTLVAVKELSADGRWVLIAENHWVSRDDLHVAWFSHAPPGVEPGARWVDVDLDAQVLVAYEGERPVYATLISSGKPGTDTPEGLFRVWIKFAEADMTGNGTAGNDTYRVATVPWTMFFEQDYALHTAYWHDRFGEPTSHGCVNLAPRDAKALYGWASPEVPTGWSMVHATQDAPGSWVRIRGQARIPVKERKVRVATSTRTLR from the coding sequence ATGAGCCACATTGCTTCGCCGAATGCGCCAGGCGGAAGCGAGGGCACGACGTCGCCCACCAGGGCTCAGCCCTCTGTTCCCACCGGGCACGGCGACAGCTCCTCGCATCCAGGTGACAGCCTCGCGGCGCGAGACACGGACGGAGGCACCACCGTCACCAGCGAAGCATCGAGCCCTTCCCCGTCCGCGGGCACGACACCGGGAGATCTCCACGCCGCCTGGACACGGACCGCGCTCACTCCGGACGGTGGCCCTTCGCGTCCTGTCTCCCCATCGCGCCCCGAAACGCCGGAGGCCCCCACCGCCGACCACGAGCCCTCGCTCTCCATCGACCCCGCGCTCAGTGCCCTGCCCAAGCCGGAGCGTGACGACACTCCCTCCGCGGGCTCGGACACCAACACCGACGAGTCCTCGGACCTCCCTCCGCCTCCTCCCGCCGAGCAGCTCGTCGTCATCCCCGACAAGAAGAACCCGGACGAAGAGCTCGTGCTCGGCCCGGATGGCGAGCCCCTGGAGGACACGAGCTACGTGCTCGATGACCCCGCCCTCGGACTCGATGACGACGCTCCCGGACCTTCCACGGCCAGCGGCGCGGACGCCGGCACGGAGCCCGTCGCCATCCCCTACCAACCCGACGCCGGCTCGCTGCGCGTGCTCCGCTCCATCGCGGTCCGCTCGGAGCCGCGTCAGGACGCACCACCCCTCGGCACCGTGGCGCAGGACATGCGCATCCTCTGGAAGAGCGAGACCGCCATGCGCGGCCCGGAGTGCGACGCCTGGGTCGAAATCCAACCGCGCGGCTGGGTCTGCGAGCGCTACCTCGAGCGCAACTTCCGAGAGCCCCGCGTCCGAGACCTCCCACGCCTCCGCGAAGGAGAGCTGACCCCTGGCACCTACGCACGCGTCGTCGGCAAGCGCGTGCGCGCCTACCCGAGCCTCGCGCTGGCCCGCACCCGCCGGAAGGGCATCCTGCTCAAGGGCTCCGTGACAGTGAAGCTGCGCGGACAGGTGCGAGTGGGCCGGCGCACCTTCTGGCGCACCACCGACGGCCAATACCTGGAGGCCCGAGTCCTCCGCGAGTACCGTCCCTCCACCTTCGTCGGCGTGGACGCGGAGCAACTGTCGGAGCTGTCCGCGCCCTTCGCCTGGGCCCAGTCCCGAACGAAGCCCTCGGCTTCTGTTGAAGTGAAGACGGCCCCGGACGCGAAGGCCGCGCGAGAGACCGTCCTCCCACCGCGGACCCTCGTGGCCGTGAAAGAGCTCTCCGCGGACGGCCGCTGGGTTCTCATCGCGGAGAACCACTGGGTCTCCCGAGACGACCTCCACGTCGCCTGGTTCTCCCACGCCCCGCCCGGCGTCGAGCCCGGCGCGCGTTGGGTGGACGTGGACCTGGATGCGCAGGTGCTCGTGGCCTACGAGGGAGAGCGCCCCGTGTACGCCACGCTCATCTCCTCCGGGAAGCCCGGCACGGACACACCCGAGGGCCTCTTCCGCGTGTGGATCAAGTTCGCCGAAGCGGACATGACGGGCAACGGCACCGCGGGCAATGACACCTACCGCGTGGCCACCGTGCCCTGGACCATGTTCTTCGAGCAGGACTACGCGCTGCACACCGCCTACTGGCACGACCGCTTCGGCGAGCCCACGAGCCACGGCTGCGTCAACCTGGCGCCTCGGGACGCCAAGGCCCTCTACGGCTGGGCCTCACCGGAGGTCCCCACGGGCTGGTCCATGGTGCACGCCACGCAGGATGCCCCGGGCTCCTGGGTGCGCATCCGAGGCCAGGCGCGCATCCCCGTGAAGGAGCGCAAGGTTCGCGTCGCCACCAGCACCCGCACCTTGCGCTGA
- a CDS encoding secondary thiamine-phosphate synthase enzyme YjbQ produces the protein MYHAKELTVPTRGRGFTDITADVQRAVAESGARQGLCTVFIHHTSASLLLCENADPDVRRDLESFFARLVKDGDPLFVHDAEGPDDMPAHVRTVLTQTALNIPVKNGAADLGTWQGVYVWEHRTSAHRRRVTVSVVS, from the coding sequence ATGTACCACGCGAAGGAGCTCACGGTGCCCACCCGGGGGCGCGGCTTCACGGACATCACCGCGGACGTGCAGCGGGCCGTGGCGGAGAGCGGTGCGCGGCAGGGCCTGTGCACCGTGTTCATCCACCACACGAGCGCGTCCCTGTTGTTGTGCGAGAACGCGGACCCCGATGTGCGCCGTGACCTGGAGTCCTTCTTCGCGAGGCTGGTGAAGGATGGAGACCCCCTCTTCGTTCACGACGCGGAGGGGCCGGATGACATGCCCGCGCACGTGCGCACGGTGCTGACGCAGACCGCGCTCAACATCCCCGTGAAGAACGGGGCGGCGGACCTGGGCACGTGGCAGGGCGTCTACGTCTGGGAGCACCGCACGTCCGCCCATCGGCGGCGCGTCACCGTGTCGGTGGTGAGCTGA
- a CDS encoding DUF4178 domain-containing protein translates to MTQGRCPSCGADVEFTAGSAQVVVCSHCQTVVARKDADFEALGKIGRVVVTDSPLQVGAEGRYDGSAFQVVGHLQKDHGAGPWDEWYVEFADGRTGWVSESEGTVHLLFSGGVEEGLSLSDLHPGEKLRLRNRHWVVEERGHGKVIAAEGQLPSDVDPRADSWYVDATSSKGAIITLDFGVHASDPEVFIGARLKLEQLGIPPDQLRPRVRRKVDLKQARCTECNGPLELRAPDKSLRVGCPFCGALLDVSKGKLSFLRLLEKPEHAPLIPLGAKGTLRDTEWMCLGFLVRSCTVEGIRYPWEEYLLFNRSKGFVWLMNSQGHWVFLEPLAAGDVQLVPHVSAFFDGRRYKAYQNVHAVTENVQGEFYWEVTAGEYAEATEYVAPPYSINVDSTENEVSYTFGEYLAPEVVKEAFKLEAVPSPEGIVPSQPNPHKAKMLSTVLWSIGWLMLLLLVAGLFSATSLNKVVLDQQVTVPAEATPGTPSAMKFSEPFDLERRGNMKVYVAAGLMNDWMGIQGDLVNQETGEVVGFYEEVSLYQGSDSDGSWSEGSANGSLHLSALPAGKYVLRTTASYDPTPARVRNYTVRLTHDSPNGGWLCVAFVLLLLGPVFAFFRSHNFETRRWADSNLSE, encoded by the coding sequence GTGACCCAGGGGAGGTGTCCGTCGTGCGGCGCGGACGTGGAGTTCACCGCGGGCTCGGCGCAGGTGGTGGTGTGCAGCCACTGTCAGACGGTGGTGGCGCGCAAGGACGCGGACTTCGAGGCGCTCGGGAAGATTGGCCGGGTGGTCGTCACCGACTCGCCGCTCCAGGTGGGCGCGGAGGGCCGCTATGACGGCTCCGCCTTCCAGGTCGTGGGCCACCTCCAGAAGGACCATGGCGCGGGTCCGTGGGACGAGTGGTACGTGGAGTTCGCCGACGGCCGCACCGGCTGGGTGAGCGAGTCCGAGGGCACCGTCCACCTGCTCTTCTCCGGCGGCGTGGAGGAGGGCCTCTCGCTGTCGGACCTCCACCCCGGCGAGAAGCTGCGCCTGCGCAACCGCCACTGGGTGGTGGAGGAGCGCGGCCACGGGAAGGTCATCGCCGCCGAGGGGCAGCTGCCCAGCGACGTCGACCCTCGAGCGGACTCCTGGTACGTCGACGCCACGTCGTCCAAGGGCGCCATCATCACGCTCGACTTCGGCGTCCACGCCAGCGACCCGGAGGTCTTCATCGGCGCGCGGCTGAAGCTGGAGCAGCTGGGGATTCCCCCGGACCAGCTCCGCCCCCGCGTGCGCCGCAAGGTGGACCTCAAGCAGGCGCGCTGCACGGAGTGCAACGGCCCCTTGGAGCTGCGGGCGCCGGACAAGTCGCTGCGCGTGGGCTGCCCCTTCTGCGGCGCGCTGCTCGATGTCTCCAAGGGGAAGCTGTCCTTCCTCCGCCTCCTGGAGAAGCCCGAGCACGCACCCCTCATCCCGCTGGGCGCCAAGGGCACGCTGCGCGACACGGAGTGGATGTGCCTGGGCTTCCTCGTGCGCTCCTGCACGGTGGAGGGCATCCGCTACCCGTGGGAGGAGTACCTCCTCTTCAACCGCTCGAAGGGCTTCGTCTGGCTGATGAACTCCCAGGGCCACTGGGTGTTCCTGGAGCCCCTGGCCGCGGGCGACGTGCAGCTGGTGCCGCATGTCTCCGCCTTCTTCGACGGGCGCCGCTACAAGGCCTATCAGAACGTCCACGCCGTCACGGAGAACGTGCAGGGTGAGTTCTACTGGGAGGTGACGGCGGGCGAGTACGCCGAGGCCACCGAGTACGTCGCCCCGCCGTACTCCATCAACGTGGACAGCACCGAGAACGAGGTGTCGTACACGTTTGGCGAGTACCTGGCGCCCGAGGTCGTGAAGGAGGCCTTCAAGCTGGAGGCGGTGCCTTCGCCGGAGGGAATCGTCCCCAGCCAGCCCAACCCCCACAAGGCCAAGATGCTGTCCACGGTCCTGTGGTCCATCGGCTGGCTGATGCTGCTGCTCCTGGTGGCGGGCCTGTTCTCCGCGACGTCGCTGAACAAGGTCGTGCTGGACCAGCAGGTGACGGTGCCCGCGGAGGCCACGCCCGGCACGCCCTCCGCGATGAAGTTCAGCGAGCCCTTCGACCTGGAGCGCCGCGGCAACATGAAGGTGTACGTCGCCGCGGGGCTGATGAACGACTGGATGGGCATCCAGGGCGACCTGGTGAACCAGGAGACGGGCGAGGTGGTGGGCTTCTACGAGGAGGTCAGCCTCTACCAGGGCAGCGACAGCGACGGCTCCTGGTCCGAGGGCAGCGCGAACGGCAGCCTGCACCTGTCCGCGCTCCCCGCGGGCAAGTACGTGCTGCGCACCACGGCGTCGTACGACCCGACCCCCGCTCGCGTGCGCAACTACACCGTGCGGCTGACGCACGACTCGCCCAACGGGGGCTGGCTGTGCGTGGCCTTCGTGCTGCTGCTGCTGGGGCCGGTGTTCGCGTTCTTCCGCTCGCACAACTTCGAGACCCGCCGCTGGGCGGACAGCAACCTGTCGGAATAG
- a CDS encoding sigma-54-dependent transcriptional regulator has translation MSAARILVVDDDPQARDLLQRLLGPLGAVSQASNPKAAQERLAEGAYDLVLTDMAMPEPGDGLKVLQEVKAHLPDTPVIVVTAFGNIEGALDSIQLGAFDYLAKPFDVDAILRVARRALEQKRLVEENRSLRQQVDRSALVGRSPALLEVYKQVARAAASNVPVLITGETGTGKEMVARALHKRSPRTSGPFIPVDCGAITESLMESELFGHAKGSFTGASGARRGVFEEANGGTLFLDEIGDVGMKVQSQLLRVLQEGEIRRVGESVPVKVDARVVAATNKDLKERVAEGVFREDLLYRLDVVHLHLPPLRERREDIPALVQHFAGRHARGGVSPVVTSEAMSRLTAYDWPGNVRQLENVVARALALNVTGVLGPQDFPEPIGDAPKRLTGLAGDLPSLAELSRRYAAHVLQAVGGNKSEAARLLDVDRKTLYKLLEATGVEPEAS, from the coding sequence GTGAGCGCAGCTCGCATCCTCGTCGTGGACGATGACCCGCAGGCGAGGGACTTGCTCCAGCGGTTGCTGGGGCCCCTGGGCGCGGTGTCGCAAGCGTCGAACCCGAAGGCGGCGCAGGAGCGGCTGGCGGAGGGCGCGTACGACCTGGTGCTGACGGACATGGCCATGCCCGAGCCGGGCGACGGGCTGAAGGTGTTGCAGGAGGTGAAGGCGCACCTGCCGGACACGCCGGTCATCGTGGTGACGGCCTTCGGCAACATCGAGGGCGCGCTCGACAGCATCCAGCTGGGGGCGTTCGACTACCTGGCGAAGCCCTTCGACGTGGACGCGATTCTGCGCGTGGCGCGGCGGGCGCTGGAACAGAAGCGACTGGTGGAGGAGAACCGCTCGCTGCGCCAGCAGGTGGACCGCAGCGCGCTGGTGGGACGCAGCCCCGCGTTGCTGGAGGTGTACAAGCAGGTGGCGCGCGCGGCGGCGAGCAACGTGCCGGTGTTGATTACGGGCGAGACGGGGACGGGCAAGGAGATGGTGGCGCGGGCGCTGCACAAGCGCTCGCCGCGCACGTCGGGGCCGTTCATCCCGGTGGACTGCGGCGCCATCACCGAGTCGCTGATGGAGAGCGAGCTGTTCGGCCATGCGAAGGGCAGCTTCACGGGCGCCTCGGGGGCTCGCCGAGGGGTCTTCGAGGAGGCGAACGGCGGGACGCTCTTCCTGGATGAGATTGGCGACGTGGGGATGAAGGTGCAGTCGCAGCTCCTGCGCGTGCTGCAGGAGGGCGAGATTCGCCGCGTGGGCGAGAGCGTGCCGGTGAAGGTGGACGCGCGCGTGGTGGCGGCGACGAACAAGGACTTGAAGGAGCGGGTGGCGGAGGGCGTGTTCCGCGAGGACCTGCTGTACCGGCTGGACGTGGTGCACCTGCACCTGCCGCCGTTGCGCGAGCGGCGCGAGGACATCCCCGCGCTGGTGCAGCACTTCGCGGGACGGCATGCGCGGGGTGGGGTGAGTCCGGTGGTGACTTCGGAGGCGATGTCGCGGCTGACGGCGTATGACTGGCCGGGCAACGTGCGGCAGCTGGAGAACGTGGTGGCGCGCGCGCTGGCGCTCAACGTGACGGGCGTGCTGGGGCCGCAGGACTTCCCGGAGCCCATCGGTGATGCGCCCAAGCGGCTGACGGGGCTCGCGGGGGACTTGCCGAGCCTGGCGGAGCTGTCGCGTCGGTATGCCGCGCACGTGCTCCAGGCGGTGGGGGGCAACAAGAGCGAGGCGGCGCGGCTGCTCGATGTGGACCGCAAGACGCTCTACAAGCTGCTCGAGGCGACGGGTGTGGAGCCGGAGGCGTCGTGA
- a CDS encoding alpha/beta hydrolase — MDAPKLRRVSTRLGELDCQVVEGLPEGKSPELAVVLCHGFGAPAGDLVPMAAQMLAMHPPLAQRVRFILPGAPLSLEDMGMPTGRSWFPIPEAILRGQMRDWPAFAQGVPAGLPAARRALMSVVSAVSTTMKLPYSRIVLGGFSQGGMVTTDVALRLEECPAGLCILSGTLIAEPEWRQKAKARQGLPVFQGHGRYDPLLPFATAEHLRDTLVQEGLTVDFFPFDGQHTIDEEEQERMAAFLKARLGS, encoded by the coding sequence ATGGACGCGCCGAAGCTGCGGCGAGTGTCCACGCGCCTGGGCGAGCTGGACTGCCAGGTCGTGGAGGGGCTCCCCGAGGGCAAGTCGCCCGAATTGGCGGTGGTGCTCTGCCATGGCTTCGGCGCTCCGGCGGGGGACCTGGTGCCGATGGCCGCGCAGATGCTGGCCATGCACCCGCCCCTGGCCCAGCGCGTGCGCTTCATCCTCCCGGGAGCACCGCTCTCGCTGGAGGACATGGGCATGCCCACCGGACGGTCCTGGTTCCCCATCCCCGAGGCCATCCTGCGCGGGCAGATGCGCGACTGGCCCGCGTTCGCCCAGGGGGTGCCCGCGGGGTTGCCCGCCGCGCGCCGGGCCCTCATGTCCGTGGTGTCCGCCGTGTCCACCACGATGAAGCTCCCCTATTCGAGAATCGTCCTGGGGGGATTCAGTCAGGGCGGCATGGTGACGACGGACGTCGCGCTGCGGCTGGAGGAGTGTCCCGCGGGGCTGTGCATCCTCTCGGGCACGCTCATCGCGGAGCCGGAGTGGCGGCAGAAGGCCAAGGCCCGGCAGGGCCTGCCCGTGTTCCAGGGCCATGGCCGCTACGACCCGCTGCTGCCCTTCGCGACAGCCGAGCACCTGCGCGACACGCTGGTGCAGGAAGGGCTGACCGTGGACTTCTTCCCCTTCGATGGGCAGCACACCATCGATGAGGAGGAGCAGGAGCGCATGGCCGCGTTCCTGAAGGCCCGGTTGGGGAGCTGA
- a CDS encoding peptidylprolyl isomerase produces the protein MHIRILTALLLCLTVSACKESSEKKETPSNATPPAATPTPAPKPAEPTGEWTKKAQAGQDLQATMETNQGTIVIRLFSKDAPMTVANFVGLATGEKQWSDPRTGDRMTGKSLYEGVIFHRVIPGFMIQGGDPTGTGRGDPGYRFGDEFQSGRTFDKTGLLAMANAGPNTNGSQFFITTSTPSYLNGKHTIFGEVVKGYDVVEKISNVATGPGDRPVEPVVIQKITLADAPAAGGK, from the coding sequence ATGCACATCCGAATCCTGACCGCCCTCCTCCTGTGCCTCACTGTCTCCGCCTGCAAGGAGTCCTCCGAGAAGAAGGAGACGCCTTCCAATGCCACGCCCCCCGCGGCGACGCCCACCCCGGCGCCGAAGCCCGCGGAGCCCACGGGGGAGTGGACGAAGAAGGCCCAGGCCGGACAGGACCTCCAGGCCACGATGGAGACCAACCAGGGCACCATCGTCATCCGCCTGTTCTCGAAGGACGCGCCGATGACGGTGGCCAACTTCGTGGGTCTGGCCACGGGCGAGAAGCAGTGGTCCGACCCGCGCACGGGCGACCGCATGACGGGCAAGTCCCTGTACGAGGGCGTCATCTTCCACCGCGTGATTCCGGGCTTCATGATTCAGGGTGGCGACCCGACGGGGACCGGCCGCGGCGACCCGGGCTACCGCTTCGGAGACGAGTTCCAGAGCGGCCGCACGTTCGACAAGACGGGACTGCTGGCCATGGCCAACGCGGGCCCCAACACCAACGGCAGCCAGTTCTTCATCACCACGTCCACGCCGAGCTACCTCAACGGCAAGCACACCATCTTCGGTGAGGTGGTGAAGGGCTATGACGTGGTGGAGAAGATCTCCAACGTCGCGACGGGCCCGGGCGACCGGCCGGTGGAGCCCGTCGTCATCCAGAAGATCACCCTGGCGGACGCGCCCGCCGCGGGCGGGAAGTGA